From a single Nocardioides sp. dk884 genomic region:
- a CDS encoding helix-turn-helix transcriptional regulator, which yields MTRKRELPVYVSLDEAAEIMSLSTRTIRRRISDGTIPAYQCGRRSIRLRLDELESALRRIPSARR from the coding sequence GTGACTAGAAAGCGAGAACTCCCCGTCTACGTCAGCCTCGACGAAGCCGCCGAAATCATGTCCCTGTCCACCCGGACGATCCGCCGCCGCATCAGCGACGGCACCATCCCCGCCTACCAGTGCGGGCGCCGCTCCATCCGGCTACGACTCGACGAACTCGAGTCCGCACTCCGCCGCATCCCCTCAGCTCGGCGGTGA